The Lycorma delicatula isolate Av1 chromosome 8, ASM4794821v1, whole genome shotgun sequence DNA segment gttatttattaattttctggtgaccccttccttagtagtccctacccggagatccgaacgggggactagtttacctccggaatattttaccaaggaaggcgcctccatcattgctatatgaaaatgcagagccacattttcttgggaaaaaagcagctgtagttttccattgctttcagctgcgcagtactcagaggactgagtgatgttgatatggccgtttaagtcattctgactcacgcccctaacaactactgaaagagctggtgccctctttcaggaatcattccttagtcttgactctcaacagatacctctccaatatggttgcaccttcggtccagctactctgtatccctgagcactcaagccccctcaccaacggcaaggtctcatgattcatagatatatatatatatatatatatatatatatataacaaatttactacaaacttaaataatgtttataagaacatccccatcACATTCTGTCTGCAGATTCTTGAGGCTgaatttacgtttatatttatacacatataatctttctaaaatttctaactttttattattacttttgtgaaaaaatttgaaattttagaaaggttttttttaacatatatatatacacgtaaatTCAGCCTCATgaatctgcaaacagaatttgatgagaACAttcctataaatattattttaattaagttggtaataaactaataagtaattttaaataaattagatgatcAGTAAAGTActgtattaacataaaaatagcaTGGCgaaggaaatttttatattattaacagtttaaattcaaaaaaaattttttttattgactgaacaaatatttgttctaaaagaCTTTAACGTATTGTTATCTATAgtgtaaatgtaaaattgtaaatgaagatgggcttatgcctgaaaggcataagcccatcttcatttacttttttccactttaatgtggaaaaaagtaaggtaagaatgttctttaattctacactttatggAGTgactgaataagtttatattatataattagctatatatatatatatatatatatatatataccagtatCCCCACCTCGGCTTTGCCTTATCTATATGTTTACCTGCGTGCTTGAATCTTTActtgtcaaaatttaattatggCAAGATGCAAGTTTTTACGCAATATATGTAAtcagtaatgaataaattaatatttaactaagataaatcttataaagttaaaaattatatacacttaCAGTTTGAAAAATGTTGTACCAAGCTGAAGAAGAAAAACATGAGGTAAGCCGTGTTTATGCACTAATAATACACCTTCAACACTACGTCTCATTCCAATTTTATCAAATTCATCCCTCATTCGTTGAAACCTAGCTGGTACAGATGGGTCTTTCTCAAACAATGGTTCTTTTGTGTTAAACGTGTAATTAGTCAATGGATATCTGTAATAatatagtaaatcataaaaacctGAAGagcacacaaatttaaaaatactcactgcaacaattcaatttttattaaggtTCATTTTTTTTCACTCACTCACACATTGTTTCATGCATGTTacaattgaataaaaacaaactttttttttaacctctgggaccattaggtattgtttcagaggatgagaagaatgatttgtagtgcatgaaaatcccatgcctgaccgggattcgaacccaggacgaccggatgaaagaccgagatgctaccactcacccCACAGAGGCCAGCTACATAAAACAAACTAGTTATAATAATCAGgtatcattcttatttttaaagcACTTTAACACTTCTGCAAAAAAATGAAGTCATATcaccttatttataaatttagtgacactgagtttaaaaaaaaaaactagcaagcTAAATCTATACAAGATAATATTAGTTTGGGCAGGAGAACAtttaaaaagagattataatctgtaaaaaaaagtatgtgaaTTGTTCTACAAGAGTGGATTTATTCAAAAAGctttaaattatatcataaaatcaaatatttcaaaaatatttttttatataacatcataaattttgtgtacatgttatttattaattaaacatttaattcttataaacactaaaacatgatcaacaattttttacataaggtataatatatatttttatatcccaATCAAGcagaaaaaagtataactttacTTTTTATACTAAACAGAGATATGTGAACAATTATACTTACATCGGAGAAACGTGGTTAATAAGGAAGATTATCTTATGTAAttggaaaacatttttacttaaaaaagtgaACACTATTTGTGCCAGTTTTAATCTGGTTCTGTTATTTAccaaaattatcattttgtaaaGTTTCTGCAGGtaccaaaaatttataacagcaataaaaaaatatgtgaaattctTGATGTTATAGTCAAGAAGCGAAAATAATtgtaagtacattttttaaaaaagtgttaagtACTGAATGTGTATCCAGTAAATTAAATACTATCATCAATTCTCTAGAAGGCTTTTGGAACTTTGATAGAAACTGGCAACATTAACACAAAACAGTAGTTACACAGCCTCGCAAAGATCTAACctgatgtaacaaaataaattataatttttatcatgcaacatgataaaaacatcaaaaagtgaaaaataggTTAACAGTAGGAACAAAATTTATGTAGTTGCAGTATATTACTGGAAGTTacgaatgatataaataatagtcACATTGTTTTAGAATTAATTCGGATTaagaatttgtaaatttatttagatgaacaaaatatgaaaaatggaaaataaaaacgtCAGTAATACTGATCCGTAACccaaaaatgttcataataagtcaagaaataaaatcaaaaattataaaaagaacgcTGCAgccatttaaaaacaatacattcaAAATGCAAAGCTGCTGAAAGCCCAAATCTATCGGGTAACAAAGTTACATAACcgctctgtaaaaaaaaaataatttaagttacttACAAATTAATAGGTCTGTTAATAGCCGCTGGAGATTGATTAGGAACAAACTTTTGTTCAAAAGCAGGAGGCCCCGGCGGTTGTGGTTGGGCTCTCCTCGGCCAGCCATGACCGCCAGCAGCATTGGGCATATTTCCAGGCTGCTTCATTTGCGTCGCTGCCATAGCCATTTTGACAGttcacttttcaatttatattagattaattagaagtaaaataattaatgctaTATACCACAGATAGCAGACTATCAGATATTAAAACAGCATTCCACAAAGCACATAAACAAAACAACAGCCACCAACACGGACTTCGATTTTCACTCTTCACTACTGATACCTAGCCTGTTATAAAACGATTAATTCTACTGGTCCAAAAATGACtggttttacaaaacaaaatctcCTATTGGTGGATTGATTTTTACTTGGTTAGCAGGAGGTAGACGCCATTGTTATTGCCTTTGCAACGCTATTTACGAGAAAACGTGAATTTCTACGTGATATTAAGAAAGGAGGGAATTTGAAGTATATCGTGAGTCCAATTcgcttttgtttacattttacttgatggaattataattattttagtttaactttctgatattattttacttttttgagtactgaaatgaaatttttcaaaggaGTTATTGTTGTGTTGAAGTATAGAAGaaacgaaaacataaaaatttgaggTTAATTCAAGTTGTAGGGTATTTGTGATTATTTATAACCTATTAAAATGCCATTGCTAACATTTTCAGATATTCCTCGTACTAAtcataaataatcttttgtaatgtatttataaacaagATTTCAGTTTATATGGCCTGTGTTTTAAgggaagtaatttttaattttcttacagttGGGTGTCATACGACGTgacatttaaagataaaaaattgacaGCTTGATTTGTTGTGTGGCTTGTCAGAGTAACATCTTTTTGTATTTATGCTCTTGTTACTTTACCTGTATTagttatttacctttaaattgtAAACAGTTATTACTTAACatacatttgttattttaataatatctgatGGAAGTTTTtgctattatattaaaaaataaattacaagtaaagAAAACTGTATTTGTAGATTCTTGAACACCATTATTTTGTCATGTCAAAAATGTgtcataaatttaatcttattgataatattaactttttagcAAAGTTGACATTGTTAGTATGTGGATTAAAATTGGCCAGTTAAAcatcaaaatctttattttattaaaaagtcaaATTTCATCCTTTATTACATCAATCTTTTGAGTAATATTTGTGTTGTggatattaaactatatattttgttcaaattaaataaaattatatttacctgaCCAAATATATGACAGTACATCAAATATTAACCACCAAtttataaattgtgtattttaaaaataaatttgagagagagatttgtttgtaaatatctAGGACTTGAGAGGTGTAAAATTGGAAAAActgaatttcaactttttaacatCAGTAGTTctgatttgatatttatataattacacattTCAGAAGTTATAATGTTTTGAAATCCACCAAGCcaaccattattttattatttgggactttacatcTCATGCTATAAACTGAACGAATGAAGCAACTTTCTATTGAATCACTGTGTGGTTTGATAAAGGAGGAGGAActgaatttcaactttttgaggCCAGTAGTTCTGATttgatatttagatatatttacacattttaggAGTAAAAAGGTGTAGAAGTCCACCAAtccaacagttattttatcatttggGACCTTTACATTACATGCTAAGAACTGAATGAATTAAGCAACTTGCAATTGAAGCACTATGTTTGATAAAGAAACTTTGTAGTTCAGtctcagtatttaattttttttttatcagtatatattGATTTTTGTGGGATTTTGGTAGAAATGATAATGGTTTTAGTGGGGAGTGTTCATTGGTGGAAAAGAcatcttttaatttgattagGATGGAGgggatttttaaatgtaatctttaggaattgtttataataattttataattgagtgaaaaatatttatgagttAAATTGCTCGAAAATTTGCTGAGAATTTGTATCATGAATATGTgcagaactttttaatttttttctgtttcctttGGTGACTGAATTGAGTATAGGTGAATCAGAATTTCCATGAAATGGAGCATCAGTTTTCTGAGAGTTTTATATCTTAAATGGCATTGAAAAATGTCAGTTATTGAATCACTTACAATATTACTCATAGAAGTGTAGAAAGTGTGAAAAGTAGACACATACTACTTCTGTGTGAAGTATTGTTGAAGGAGTCCTGCATCTCATCTACACCTGGCATGTCAATtgagctttttaaattttgacaagttaaaaatagtatttctattACCAATCCAGATTTGAGTGTCTTTTGCAAAATGATTGTCAGATTTGTAATGTTGCCAGTCATCATATGGCTGGAAATTATCTTATTGCTGAATTTAGCCAGGATACACTTATTAAGTTcttttgtttgcattttttttttcttaaagatatctattttaaaacaatgtaactGTAAGAAtatagaataaagaaatttttttatatatttttgtttcataatattttgaaaaaagtgtaACCCAAATttggataaagtaaaaaatataaaaaacaaagatttatctgtatattttgttagttattaattaacttttcttttctaaGCTGGTTTTATACTTCCTCTTATATGTAACTTTCATTGACATgattttcttaacttttgaatgaatatatttgtcaaatatttttaagatagaatGAAGCATtcttacaaatttgaaatttttggtctggtttttggttttattagttaattttggcATTGTGTTTATATAAAGGTCTTAATTTTGGTACTTTTTGGTTAGCATCCTGTCTAAtacaatatcaacataacctaacgtTCACTAATCTcatctaattaaccttaaatattatttttaattgttcaaggAATGCTTTGGCTTTAAGCAAGTTATTAAATAAACCCATTAATGAATCTGCTGTTTGTTCCTTGTTATATTTTAGGACGTAATGATAATGTATATATACTGCAACTGTTTTCAATccactgtaatttaatttaaagctttTCAATCTACTTTTGTATTCCTGATGGTTCTAAGAGCTCCAGAGAATCGTTTGTGAAACTACCTCTACAAAAGTTGAAGTAGTTTTTGCACAAGTTactcttttatgttttaactaaGACCTTTCAAACCTTTAGGGGTttgtaattacagttttattcaaAACAGTTTGCTCATAATCGAAAAAAGCatgtattgtatttatgtaaGTGTGCACATGTAGTTTTAATTACTCTTatgataaatcttaaaatttaaacaaaagcaaTACACATTCAAGTAAATGGTAGCAGCATAAGAAAGTGATAGGTTTAATATGTGTACTACATTATTATAAAGTTCtgcaaaataaaaagttattttaatatcaattatttatatattatacactgATTTAGTTAATGTGTAGTATGATTAGGGTAagtgtttacttttattaaaagcaTTGGTATTTAGTATTAGctcaaatcagtttttttaattgtacagtataaaaaaaattccattttttaattgaagtacTTTCATATCTTAATGGTTTgggaataaataagttttatacagAGTGGAAAGTAAGAAAACACGCAAgggttatttacaaaataaaagttaaaatccaAAACTACATGGCCACCTAGACTAgactgttaaacaatcatcagtagACCCAcaggaatgtataaaaaaattattatcataattactaGCTCATAAAACTAGCTTTTTTTACCAATTGTTCCAATAGAATAGcaataaaaacaactgtttttggGGGAAAAGTTGAACCATTCTAGACAATTccaattgaaattgaaaaactaGCCCAAAAAATTTGACATT contains these protein-coding regions:
- the Cpsf5 gene encoding cleavage and polyadenylation specificity factor subunit 5 isoform X2, with the protein product MAMAATQMKQPGNMPNAAGGHGWPRRAQPQPPGPPAFEQKFVPNQSPAAINRPINLYPLTNYTFNTKEPLFEKDPSVPARFQRMRDEFDKIGMRRSVEGVLLVHKHGLPHVFLLQLGTTFFKLPGGELNPGEDEVEGLKRLLTETLGRQDGVKQEWIVEDTIGNWWRPNFEPPQYPYVPPHITKPKEHKRLFLVQLAEKAIPGDGDPKPIADLHCTRHFKLTKIPA
- the Cpsf5 gene encoding cleavage and polyadenylation specificity factor subunit 5 isoform X1, which translates into the protein MAMAATQMKQPGNMPNAAGGHGWPRRAQPQPPGPPAFEQKFVPNQSPAAINRPINLYPLTNYTFNTKEPLFEKDPSVPARFQRMRDEFDKIGMRRSVEGVLLVHKHGLPHVFLLQLGTTFFKLPGGELNPGEDEVEGLKRLLTETLGRQDGVKQEWIVEDTIGNWWRPNFEPPQYPYVPPHITKPKEHKRLFLVQLAEKALFAVPKNYKLVAAPLFELYDNAQGYGPIISSLPQALSRFNFIYI